The DNA sequence CTTCCACGTGACTTCCTTTCGACAGGGATTGAAGTCAGTATGGCATAGGCACACGACAATCCGTGACGCGTGCGTGGTGGGATAATTCAGAATAAGTTTTCGCCTACATCATTGCCCAGCCACTCCGACATCAGTATGAGGTCGTATGAGCGTTCTGCGTCAAGTAATGAGCGAACTTCCGTAAGTAATGCCTGCTTCTGCTCGACGGAAAAACCGCAAACCTGGTCGATATAGAAGAAGTGCCCGTAACGAAATTTCGAGAGATGTTCGATAAAAGCGTCAAACCCCTCGATAGAATAGAGCTTGTGAGTAGCTATACGTTGCAGCCAAACGTCATCGCCATCAATCACCGGAGTACCTGCCGGGCACTTGCAAGCGATGGCGGACATGATCTTCCTTCCGGCGGAAATGCGACCCACCAGAAGGGTACTGAAAAAGATGGCGCGGAATAACAATGCAAACCTGAAGTACTCCTCATTGGTCACAGAATACTCATCCACCATTTGCAGGCCGTTCCCATCCAACCACCAGGAAATGTAATGCCTTAAGAGGTCCAGGCAAGAAGGTATTGCCGTCGAGAGGGTTTGAAGTTTCTTGACGCGGCCTTCCCAGAAATATGTCTCGGCATCATACAGCATTCCCAGGTGCCCACAAGTGAGCCCTTGGGTAGCCGATTCAAATGCTTCCCGCATTTCGCCGGAACAAAGGGTAGATATCGCATCCCGGTAGAGTGACATCTTGAGCAGTCGCTGGTATGGCGCAGAATCAAATCCGCCTTTCAGTAAGACCTCCAAACCTCGGCAGAGTACAATCTTGTGCGGAATCTCAGAATAGAAGGGCACTCGCTTAAGTGCCAGGGATCGTCTGAGGCGGTCCAATGCGGAGACGAAATCCGGTGATTCGCGAAGGAAATAATATCGGTGGAGATTGGTACTCAGATTCTTCATTTGCAGGTTCCCCCGCACTTCATTACTCAAGATATCGAGCGCAATCTCCTCCGCGCAGTAACCGCACATAATGCCCCCTGTAATAAGATGGGTTTGCCGACCTATGGAGTGCCAACGCTAACCGATTATCTCATAGGTGAGCGACAAATAATGTCGTGCACTGGGACAGGCTATTGAGAACAATTTAAATTAGGTGGCGACATGGATTGTATTGACAAGCATATAAGATTATAATAAACATATCTGCTAATCAGCATATTAGTTGTAGGGGGGGAACAGATGTCTAAAAATGTGAGTTTTGGATCGTTTATCGCCGAAACACGCAAATCGAAGAACCAAAGTCAAAAAGAGCTTGCCACACAAATTAATATCTCTCCCCAGTATCTTAACGACATTGAGCACGACAAGCGTTTCCCTAGTTCCCCCCAGTTGATCGAACAAATCGCCGCAGCACTTGAAATCGGTCCTGATTATCTGTCATACCTTGCAGGTCGAATTCCTGAAGAAGTCAAAGATCAAAAATTGGATCAGGCAACTTTTCAAAAAGCAATGCTGGCATTCCGCAAGGCAACAGGTAAATAGCGATGCCTAAAATCATCCGTGATTCTACCGGGAAATTCAGACAGCGCCCTCACTATGAGCAAGGCGAACTCGACATGGAGTGCGAAAAAATCGTCTGCGAATTCTTGCGGTCCCTTTACGGAAAAATTGAATTTCCAATTGCGACGGATGACATAACCAAGCTCATCGAAAAGCACACCTCGGATTTTGACCAGTACGCAGACTTATCGGAGTATGGGGAGAGCGTTGAGGGACTTACGGAATTCTTTCCAAAGGGCAAGCCCAAGGTTTCAATTTCAGCAAAGCTTTCTGAAGCATCGAATTACGAGAACCGTTTTCGCACAACAATGACGCATGAACTGGGTCATGTAATTTTTCACGACTATCTATACAAAATGGAACTGATTGAATCCGGTGCTGCGTCTATCCAGATTTGCAAACGGGATGACATTATCTCGAAATCTAAATATGCGGGAGCGAGAGATTGGATGGAATGGCAAGCTGGGTATGCTTGTGGTGCGTTTCTGATGCCTGCTTCACACCTGAAAAAGACCGTCGATAATTTCTTGGCTACGAAAGGCGCGGATACTGATGGTCTTATCGATGCCGTTGTGACAAGATTTCAAGTGTCAAAGGACGCTGCTCGTGTCCGTTTGTCAGTAACTAATCATCTGAAATAACAGACGCTTGCAAGGACAATAAAAAATCCCTTGCTTTTTTATTGTCCATTAGCTACGCTAATCTGCGTATCTGCTGATACAATAATTTTGCAGCACAAGGAGTATACCCATGGACAGTGGCAAGAAAGAACATCAAGACAACGGCAAGGAAAATGTGGCGATCATCATCAACAGCAACGAGTATACGGTTCACCGGGGCCACCATACCGTTGCAGAGCTGAAGGCGCTTGACCAGATCCCTCCCGCGTACGAACTCAACCTCATTCTCGACAGCGGCTTCAACCCTTTACCGGATGACGGCGGAGTGACAATCAAGGGTGGCGAAAAGTTCATCAGCAACCCTAGAGACGGCGTATCGTCTTGAGGAGGGTTCGCCATGAATTTCCCTCAAGATCAGATCGACGAACTCAAACAGATGTTCCCCGGAGTTAGCTACGCCACCGAAGGTGGGTTTGACTACTTCTTGTTGCCAAGCGTCAAACTGCCCGGCTCATGCCAACCAGGACAGACGGAAATATTGCTCTGCCCAAACGTCCGGGACGGTTACAACTCGCGACTGTATTTCCCCAATAGAATCCAGTGCGGGAAGTCGCCAAACTGGAACGGTAGTACGTTTATCTTCGATAAACAGTGGTATGCGTTTTCCTGGCGACTCTCACAAGGGTTGCGATTGCTTCAAATGGTAGTTTCACATCTGAAAGGACTTCAGTGATGATCCACGTCAAGCTGACAAAACTGTTATTCGATACTATGCGGGCGGACTTGCTACGCCCGCATCCATTCGCGCATGAGCGTGTAGGGTTCATTCTGGCAAAAAAAGAGCAAACTGACGACGCTCTCACTATTTTTGCAACCAGCTACCAACCTATCCCCGATGGTCAGTACGTGAATGACCCCAATGTAGGCGCAAAAATCGGCGCAGAGGCACTACGCGGGATAATGCAGAAAGCATATCAATCGAAGGATTGCATTCTGCACGTCCACCTTCATGAGCACTCGGGACCACCACGATTCAGCAAAACGGACCTTTTCGGCTACAACCAGATGATACCTGCATTCCATAATATCGGCGGAGCCGCAGTCCATGGAGGAATGGTATTCAGTTTCGATAGCGCCATCGGACTTATCTGGACTTCAAAAGACGGCGAACCAGTGCCAGTCAACAAGCTCTCAATAGTTGGCTACCCGCTTCAAATTCAGAAAACAGGAGTAGGCGGCTATGTGTGATGATCGCTACGACCGACAGTCATTTTTAGGCGACAACTCTCAAGACAAAATCCGAGCCTGCACAGTCGGAATCATCGGATTAGGCGGTGGCGGGTCGCATATCTCGCAGCAGCTGGCGCATATTGGGTTTCAGAAATACGTGCTTTATGACCCAGACATCCCAGAGGAGACCAATCTGAACCGTCTCGTCGGAGCTACCGCTAAAGACGTTGAGGATGGCACCCCGAAAGTCATCATTGCCGAACGCCTCATACGCGGACTTGATCGCGATGCAGACATTTATCTGATTCAGGAAAACTGGCAGGACAATCACGAGCGACTGAAAACATGCGACATTATCTTCGGCTGCGTCGATGGGTACAAAGGCCGAATGGAGCTTGAAACATTCTGTCGCAGACGGATGATTCCGTACATTGATATTGGGATTGACGTCCATCAGGTTGAGAATGCTCCCCCGAACTTGAGCGGCCAAGTAATTATTTCCATGCCTGGTGGCCCCTGCATGCAGTGTCTGCAATTTATCACCGAGGGGAAAATGGGGAAAGAAGCTGCAAAGTACGGTGCTGCCGGTCATAACCCGCAGGTAATCTGGGCCAATGGAGTAGTCGCCTCGACCGCGGTCGGATTCGCAGTAGACATCATCACCGGTTGGACAAATGAGATGCCCTGTATTCACATGTGCTACGAAGGGAATCTCGGAAGAATGATTCCGCACCCCCTATTGAAATATAAGCCCCAGACATGCATCCATTATCCGCCGGATCAAGTGGGTAAAGCTATGTTTTGTTTGCTGTAATATACTGTGTCTATTTATATCTTAAATTATATATGAAGCTTAAAACGGAAGAGGTTAATATGAATAAAAAATCCATTGAGTTTGCGCTAGTTGTCATAATGGCTGTACTACTTGTTTTTATGTGGTTTTCTAAAGCAATAGGAGCAGACTTCACTACAACGAGCACAGCAGTAATCAATAGCTTCCTTTTGTTGGGAGCCGCAGTAGCGGCATGGTTTGTTTTCAAATTTAGATTAGGCTGGGTGGTTCTCGCACCGTTACCCCTTATTTGGCCCAAATGGTGGCCGGTTCTTGTTAGTATTGCCAATGATGGTAAAAGTCCGGCGTCACCAGAGGTTATTAATATTATAGAGTCACCATGGTATAGTGCTCCTTGGTATATCACTTCTTACTGGAAGTGGGGCGTTGAGATATGTTTTGTTATCTTATGGATAATTTACTGGAAGCTTGAGGATTAAGCCCATGTGTGGTCGATTTTGTTACAGCCATCCCCTATGATACCTGTAGATTATCCGAAAGCCCATTCAAACCTATTGGTTTGATGTTTGTAATATTTTTCTCCCGAATACTCTTCAAAGAGTATCCTATCGCACCATCGTTCGCCACAGCTCTGAGATCTATATATTTGCTATTAAACACCCTCTTGTTTTTACTATTCAGCACCTTACTTGCGGAGTCCATAAGTATACCTTGATGATCTGTGATGCTTTTTCTGTAATATCTTTCATCTGACTTGAACAGCATATGAATATGATACTTGCCATCTTTTTCAATATTACGTCCTTGTTCAAAGAATGCGAAACCAGTAACGCTTTTTTGGGTTTTCAAATAATTCCTTCTAAAAAGTTTCTGGTTATAATAATGCAATAATTTATTGGTAAATTGGCATCTTTCCTCAAATGCTACATGTGGCCTAAAGGTTAATGTTATAAAAAAATAGTATGGTCCAAGGTCAATTATAAATTTGAGATATTCATCAACCAAAGTATTTCTATGTCTTGGCTTAATTTCACCGTCTAACAATATATCACGGTAAATCTTCAATGAATCCGATGATCTAAATAAGATATTTCGAGCTATTGATGTAATGCTATTATTGTTCATAATAATCTCATAGTATAACTGTAGTTATTGTTGTTAAGCATGCATGCATTAATTTACCGCAACATGATATGCTATTGTTCTATAATCAAGAAGCTCATTATACAGCCTCACTCTTTATCAGTGTTATCAGGAAGTGGTCCAATAAGTGCCAAGCATCAAATCAAACCATATTTCCCTATTTGAACTTTTATTTACAGAACTAACTTTTATGCCTTTAGAATCATTTTGGGTATCTAACGTATTGTTTTTTTATTTCACTTCTATACAGAAATTATGTTTTACAAATTTATTCAAAAATTATCCAAAGTGATTTTGTTGATTTTTATAAAAATGTTCATATTTATTTTGCAAATATATTTCCCGCAACAAACAAATTTGTTGCGGGAAATAGTTGCTACTGGCACTATTAAATAAGTGATTCAAACATATCCCTTGAATAACCTTTCAATATCCTATCATCAAATCTAATATCACGGCTTTCGATACCATACAGTTCTAAAATGCTAGCAAGTTGTTTAGGGTGAATAGGCTTACCGTTATTATAATCTGACCATATCTTATCCTTATTGCTCAGATTTAATATTAAAGCCTCAGTACTAATTCTTTTCTCTGTTATTTCAAAAATATCAGAAATATCCTTCATCAGTTTGGGTCCCTGTACGCTTATCGCAAGTAAAAGCCGTCGTAATTTCGCAACCCTTTTATCTAGTGTCATCAGTCGAATCGACAATTTCGTAGCCTCCTGCTTTCTGACACGGTCATAATCAAAGGGAGATAGAGCCGCTAGATTGATGATCGCTTTACGGTCTCCCTCGTCTAATCCTTCAAATACACTGTGCTCACTGGGTATTGATGATGATAGTTCATCTTGCCTTGGCTTCTGGGCATCAAGCAAAGCTTGTTGAAGCCGCTTTTTCATGTCCCCGATCTTTATAACAAGTTTGGCCTGAGTAGCCTCACCTAAGGCTTTCACAGACCACTTCTTGATACTATCCTTATCTCCCAAAACGCCGAAAACACCTGCCGAGGGCTTCTCTGGGCAAAAGATATAACAAGCCTGTTCTTGGTCAGATTCGCACATAACATAAAAATAATGCGGCTCACCATCAGCTAAAATTTCATCTGGACAGGGCAATCCGTGACTTGCCATACGGTTTTTGAATTTGTCGATATTAGACCTCATTGCCATCCCTCCCCTTTCGCAATTTTCATGATTATTGACAGTCTCCACGCAGCAATTCTTGGCCCTAAGTTACGAACCGGAGCTGGAAAACGACCAGATTTTACCCCCGCCCACCAGGTTGACCGCGAGACAGGAATACGTTCTAGCACCTCGTTCAATCGAATCAACCTATCAGTAGTGCTATCGCTCTGGCCGCATAGGTTACCCATTCCAGGTGGTTTGGCATTCCCGCTACCAGATATTTCATCGCCTGGTTCAAACAGCTGCACTCTTAAAATGTCCCTCAACTCCCTACCCAACTCACGGAACCGACTCTCGATCAACCCCTCTACATCCAACTGCTCCACGACTTTCTTTACCGCCATGCGTTCCTCCCTGGGCAACAAAAAAACCTGTGCTAGTACACCATGACCAATAGGTCATAATGTCCAGCACAGGTTCGCGAGGAGTCCGACAGACTGATATTCAGCGAAATGCTACCGGGGTCGTTCCTGTTGCTAATTTTTTCAAGCCGTCATTGGCACATACATAATCGTGGTGACGACTTTTTATTGGGGTCAGTATACCATTTCCGCTTCTAAAAGCAAGTCCTCTCGATAATACAACATTAAATGGAAAGTTGGACCGCAATCCGGTGCAAA is a window from the Geoanaerobacter pelophilus genome containing:
- a CDS encoding DUF3631 domain-containing protein, encoding MRSNIDKFKNRMASHGLPCPDEILADGEPHYFYVMCESDQEQACYIFCPEKPSAGVFGVLGDKDSIKKWSVKALGEATQAKLVIKIGDMKKRLQQALLDAQKPRQDELSSSIPSEHSVFEGLDEGDRKAIINLAALSPFDYDRVRKQEATKLSIRLMTLDKRVAKLRRLLLAISVQGPKLMKDISDIFEITEKRISTEALILNLSNKDKIWSDYNNGKPIHPKQLASILELYGIESRDIRFDDRILKGYSRDMFESLI
- a CDS encoding helix-turn-helix domain-containing protein, producing the protein MSKNVSFGSFIAETRKSKNQSQKELATQINISPQYLNDIEHDKRFPSSPQLIEQIAAALEIGPDYLSYLAGRIPEEVKDQKLDQATFQKAMLAFRKATGK
- a CDS encoding helix-turn-helix transcriptional regulator; the protein is MAVKKVVEQLDVEGLIESRFRELGRELRDILRVQLFEPGDEISGSGNAKPPGMGNLCGQSDSTTDRLIRLNEVLERIPVSRSTWWAGVKSGRFPAPVRNLGPRIAAWRLSIIMKIAKGEGWQ
- a CDS encoding HesA/MoeB/ThiF family protein, producing MCDDRYDRQSFLGDNSQDKIRACTVGIIGLGGGGSHISQQLAHIGFQKYVLYDPDIPEETNLNRLVGATAKDVEDGTPKVIIAERLIRGLDRDADIYLIQENWQDNHERLKTCDIIFGCVDGYKGRMELETFCRRRMIPYIDIGIDVHQVENAPPNLSGQVIISMPGGPCMQCLQFITEGKMGKEAAKYGAAGHNPQVIWANGVVASTAVGFAVDIITGWTNEMPCIHMCYEGNLGRMIPHPLLKYKPQTCIHYPPDQVGKAMFCLL
- a CDS encoding ImmA/IrrE family metallo-endopeptidase → MPKIIRDSTGKFRQRPHYEQGELDMECEKIVCEFLRSLYGKIEFPIATDDITKLIEKHTSDFDQYADLSEYGESVEGLTEFFPKGKPKVSISAKLSEASNYENRFRTTMTHELGHVIFHDYLYKMELIESGAASIQICKRDDIISKSKYAGARDWMEWQAGYACGAFLMPASHLKKTVDNFLATKGADTDGLIDAVVTRFQVSKDAARVRLSVTNHLK